Genomic DNA from Bacteroides zhangwenhongii:
CGTTTTTACTTTTGTTTGCATAATATAAATGATCTGTAAAAATAAGTAATTATATTCATATCAGAATAATCGCTCTATGAAAGAATGCTCCTTTTGAATATGCACATTATATCTCATTTGAAGACATAACAAAGGCTCTGCATTCACATTTAAAGCAGCTTCGAAAAGTAACGCTGTTTTTTCTGTCAAAGGACGTCATTCATTCAAAATTTCGTTCAAAGCGGAATAGGCGATTCCCATATCTTTAGCCCACTGCCATTGAGAAATACCTCGATATTCGAGCTCTTTTTTTAGAATTACTCCTGGATATATGAGGTATGCAGGGAGCAGGTTATTTGCTACCATATCAGACGGAAAACTTTTCTTGCTCATATTCAAGCGGTATTAGTAATTTTTCGCATCTCTCATCAAATCAATGATCCGAGTATATTTCTTAATGATTAATTTTGTAAATATTTATTCTAAAGTTCAATCGCTTCTTTGATTGATTCCACAATATAACGTACATCACCATCCGTCACATAAGGACCCGCAGGTAGACAGAATCCAACCTTGAAAATATCCTCTTCCACCCCATTAGTATAGAAAGGAGCATCCGCATAAACCGGCTGCTTATGCATCGGCTTCCAGACAGGCCTGCATTCTATCCTCTTAGATAGCATGAATATACGTAATGCTTCCACATTCTCATTCGGCTGACAGTCAGTTATAGCACTATCTACGGCTTTAATCACACCAGCAGCACCACCCACAGCAGTCTTGATAACTTCCTTATAGGCATTCTCCTGCCCTACCACCTTCACTTCCGGATCGATGGTAGCAGTACAAAGCCAGAAATTAGAATCATAGCGGGAATCAGCAGGTTGCTTGTGAATATGCACGCCCTCCACATCTGACAACAATTCTTCATAAAGTGCCTGCACATGCTTATGATGAGCAATATGAGCATCGGCAACGGTCATCTGACCGCGACCTATACCGGCACAGACATTACTCATGCGGTAATTATAACCGATCGCAGTATGCTGATAGTAAGGATAAGCATCCCGAGCTTGGGTCGCATACCACATAATGGTATTCTTATCCTCTGCATTCCGGCAGATTAGGGCGCCACCACCCGATGTAGTAATCATCTTGTTACCATTGAAAGAAAGTACACCGAAACGACCGAAAGTGCCCAGCACCTTACCACCGAATTTGGAGCCAAATCCCTCAGCTGCATCCTCTACCACAGGAATATCATAACGATTGGCAATCTCCATAATGCGCTCGCAATCATAAGGCATACCATAAAGAGCCACAGGTACAATAGCCTTAGGCTTTTTACCGGTTTTTGCAATACGCTCTTTGATAGCCTCTTCAAGTAGTACAGGATCCATATTCCAGGTTTCTTTTTCCGAACCCACAAATACCGGCTTTGCACCAAGATAAGTGATAGGATGTGAAGAAGCGCAGAAAGTGAAGGACTGCACTAATACTTCATCACCTGGCTGCACACCGCAGCCGATAAGAGCAAGGTGTACAGCGGCTGTACCGGCACTCAAAGCCACAACTTCATTTTCTCCTCCGACAAAGTTCTTGAGATCATTCTCAAACGCATTCACATTTGGTCCTAAAGGTACTACCCAATTGGTATCAAATGCTTCTTTTACATATTTCTGTTCAATCCCCTCCTCACTCATGTGAGCAAGGCAGAGGTAAATTGTTTTTTCAGGAATGTAACTCATAATCTTATACAGTGTTTATACCTTACAACTTTAATCACTCTCCTACATTCAATAGAATATCACACTTTGAAAACATCTTACCATATTCTGGGAAAAAGATCTCATTGTTAACATCTTCACCTTTCACCCATGCAACAATAGCCTTAGGCATATTCACACCAGCCTCCTGTGAAAAAGGATAGCCACCGCCAAAGCGGGGATTGAGTTCTAGTACATAGTACTCACCATCACGTTCCAGCACGTCACAATCAAGATTACCGATATGTTTCAAAGCCTTACCAATTGTAGCACCAATCTCACGAATCTTGACATTATCAACTGTGATAGCCTTATCGGTTTCACCACTACGCATAGCCAGCTTTTGCTTTACAGATACACCGCGATATTCACCTTTCAGGTCATTTGCAATATCCAAGCCATATTCTGGGCCTTTGATGACTTCCTGGATTAGCAAAAAGTTATCATCTACCGATGCAGTAGCCAAAATAGATTTCATCACCTTCTTACGATCAAGTTGATATACCATCTCAAGTTCCTCCAAGTCATCAACGAACTCTAGGCCAATAGAACCAGATCCCCAACGAGGCTTAAGAATAAGAGGAAACTTCAATTCACCAGCCTTTATAGCAGCCACCGCTTCGTTATAAGCTACATATGTCTTCGGAGTCCTTAGCCCAAGACTTTCAATAAAATGTGCAGTTTTATATTTATCAAAACAAACATCTATCACACTAGGGTCAGATACAATAACCTTCACTCCCAATGCTTCGAAATCTGCCTTACATTTTGACAGAATGGGTAACTCCAAATCATTGAGCGATATAAGAATATCTATTTTTTGTTCCTTACATATCTCCAATGTCTTGGGTATATAATCTTCTGCATATACACGAGGCACCTGAATCTTAACATCAGCAACCGTAAATGCGGGAGCACTTAACTGCATATCAGTAGCAACAATGTTGCCATCCTCTCCAATCACCTCCTTGAAGTATTTTAGCAGGTAACGACGACGACCTGCACAAGTAAACAGTATGTTCATAAACTATAGTGTATATAAAGTTACAACATCGTCAATTGTCTGCCGACGTCGCACTATAAAGGTTTTATCATCATTATCCGTGACACCTATTATAGGAGATATGAAATTTATGAAAGTCGGTGCAAGTACAATTGTGTATGCCCCCACACCATCAATCTTCACATAATCACCATATTCAATTCTTTCCGGAACCTCCACCTCCTTAAGAATCACATCTTTCTCCATACATGTAGAACCTACTAGGTTGGCAATATAAGTTTCATTACAACATTCTTTTGTATAGAATATATGAGGTAAATTGTTACTATGAAGTGTAGGCTTAACATCAAATACTGTTCCATCCGTCGTCAAGAACTTT
This window encodes:
- a CDS encoding DegT/DnrJ/EryC1/StrS family aminotransferase — translated: MSYIPEKTIYLCLAHMSEEGIEQKYVKEAFDTNWVVPLGPNVNAFENDLKNFVGGENEVVALSAGTAAVHLALIGCGVQPGDEVLVQSFTFCASSHPITYLGAKPVFVGSEKETWNMDPVLLEEAIKERIAKTGKKPKAIVPVALYGMPYDCERIMEIANRYDIPVVEDAAEGFGSKFGGKVLGTFGRFGVLSFNGNKMITTSGGGALICRNAEDKNTIMWYATQARDAYPYYQHTAIGYNYRMSNVCAGIGRGQMTVADAHIAHHKHVQALYEELLSDVEGVHIHKQPADSRYDSNFWLCTATIDPEVKVVGQENAYKEVIKTAVGGAAGVIKAVDSAITDCQPNENVEALRIFMLSKRIECRPVWKPMHKQPVYADAPFYTNGVEEDIFKVGFCLPAGPYVTDGDVRYIVESIKEAIEL
- a CDS encoding ATP-grasp domain-containing protein; amino-acid sequence: MNILFTCAGRRRYLLKYFKEVIGEDGNIVATDMQLSAPAFTVADVKIQVPRVYAEDYIPKTLEICKEQKIDILISLNDLELPILSKCKADFEALGVKVIVSDPSVIDVCFDKYKTAHFIESLGLRTPKTYVAYNEAVAAIKAGELKFPLILKPRWGSGSIGLEFVDDLEELEMVYQLDRKKVMKSILATASVDDNFLLIQEVIKGPEYGLDIANDLKGEYRGVSVKQKLAMRSGETDKAITVDNVKIREIGATIGKALKHIGNLDCDVLERDGEYYVLELNPRFGGGYPFSQEAGVNMPKAIVAWVKGEDVNNEIFFPEYGKMFSKCDILLNVGE